The genome window GTCAATCCCCGCGAAGTGGAAGGCGATTTAGTGCCTTATTTAGTAGATTTAACCAAAGGCGGAGCAGATTACAGTTTTGAATGTATCGGCAACATTAATGTGATGCGCCAAGCTTTAGAATGTTGCCACAAAGGTTGGGGTGTGAGCGTAATTGTCGGGGTAGCGGGAGCCGGTCAAGAAATTAGCACCCGCCCGTTTCAGCTAGTAACTGGTAGGGTTTGGAAAGGGACGGCTTTTGGCGGCGCAAAAGGGAGAACTGATGTTCCTAAGATTGTTGATTGGTACATGGACGGTAAAATTGATATTGACAGTCTGGTAACTCAGGTAATGCCGATCGACAAAATTAACGAAGCTTTTGATTTAATGCACAAAGGCGAAGTAATTCGCACAGTGTTGACATTTTGAGTTTTTGAAAGAAGAACGCAGAGGGAAGAGGGAAGAAAGAAGATAGGACTTACGGAAAAAGTGGTTTTACGCGCTACCTATAGCCGTAAGATACACGGCTGCACCCTACATAACTTCTCTCTTCTCTCTGCCTCTGCGTCCTCTGCGCCCTCTGCGGTTAATAAAAAAAATTAATTCACAAATGAAATAGAATTAATATGATATCAGAATCCCTAAAACTGCACAAAGAACAGAAAAGTTTCGGTGGCAAACTCGGCTTTTACAGCCATCAATCCTCCGCTTGCAACAGCGAGATGAAATTTGCGGTTTATCAGCCCCCGCAAGCTTTATCTCAACCCGTACCAGTTTTGTATTTTCTATCAGGTTTAACCTGCACAGAAGAGAACTTTATGGCAAAAGCGGGGGCGCAACAATTTGCGGCAAAATACGGGTTAATATTGGTTGCCCCCGACACTAGCCCGCGCAATACTGGTATCCCCGGCGAAGATGACGATTGGGATTTAGGAAGTGGTGCGGGTTTTTATGTGGATGCGACAACCGCACCTTGGAATGCTCACTATCGAATGTACAGTTATGTGGTTGATGAATTGCCAAATTTAATCGCCGAAAATTTTCCAGCGATACCAGAAAAACAGGGAATTTTCGGTCATTCGATGGGCGGACACGGGGCTTTAATTTGCGCTTTGAAAAATGGATCTCGCTATCTTTCAGTTTCAGCATTTGCGCCTATTGCCGCGCCAATGCGCTGCCCTTGGGGACAACAAGCTTTTGCAAACTACCTCGGCAGCGATAAAGAGATTTGGAGGGCTTGGGATGCTAGCGAATTGGTGCTTGAGGCGCAATACAACCGTCCGATTCTGATTGACTGCGGCACGGCTGATTCGTTTCTTACTGACGGGCAGTTGCTGCCGGAAGTGTTCGCGGAGGCTTGTGCAAAAGCGGGACAACCGCTAACTTTAAGGATGCAGGAAGGTTACGATCACAGCTATTATTTTATAGCTAGTTTTATGGAGGAGCACATTCAACATCACGCGGCTGCTTTGTGTGAGTGAACTTTAGTTTGTAGTAAGGACTTTAGTCCTTAAACCTAATTTCATTGTGCAGCGCACTCCAGGGGACTAAAAGCATATCAGCTATTTGCGATTGTCCTCTAGCTCTGTAGATATCCATAGCTGTCTCAAAATCTTCAATTCCCCCCTGTAAATCTCCTGTTCCACTTCGAGCAGTAGCACGAATCATGTAAGCTTCTACAAAGTCAGGATCGAGATTTATTGCTTGAGTAAAAGCTGCAACTGCTTCCTCGTACAGCCCCCTGCGACCGAGGTCGAATCCTTGTTCGTAAAATTCTCGAGCTTCCATCGCATTTGTTAATTATTCCTAGCAGGAAGCAGGCAAGATGCCTGCTCCACAACAACTGGTTCTTAGGCTCTGCCTGGGAACCGATATTCAGAGGCTCTGCCTCGAATGGCTGCCATGAAATGTGGAGGCAGAGCCTGGTAACGAGTGAACTCGCTTCTACGAGCACAGGTATTTTCGGTTAATTAAGATTAATCGGAAATACCCATTCTTTATAATTGCTGTCGCGATTTTCGATAATCTCCGTCAGTTTGTCCAAAATCTTTTCGGTGATGGGTCGGTTTTTGGGCAAGTGATAGTTTTCTACTCGCTTAATTGGCGTAATTTTGGCGGCGGTTCCGCAGAGGAAAATCTCGTCTGCAATCAACAGTTCCGATCTATCAACGGGTCTTTCTATGACTTCAATTCCTAAGTCTTTGGCGATTGTGATTACGCTGTCTCTGGTAATTCCTTCGAGGATATCTTGCTCGAAACCGGGAGTAACTAATTTACCGTTTCTGGCGACAAATATGTTCATTCCTGAAGCTTCGCTGACTTTTCCTTGAGTATTCATCATAATAGCTTCGTCGAAGCCCGATTCTACTGCTTCTGTTTTGGCTAATGCTGAGGTGATGTAAGCGCCGCTAATTTTACCTCTTAAGGGCAAACTGCGGTCTT of Oscillatoria nigro-viridis PCC 7112 contains these proteins:
- the fghA gene encoding S-formylglutathione hydrolase, with product MISESLKLHKEQKSFGGKLGFYSHQSSACNSEMKFAVYQPPQALSQPVPVLYFLSGLTCTEENFMAKAGAQQFAAKYGLILVAPDTSPRNTGIPGEDDDWDLGSGAGFYVDATTAPWNAHYRMYSYVVDELPNLIAENFPAIPEKQGIFGHSMGGHGALICALKNGSRYLSVSAFAPIAAPMRCPWGQQAFANYLGSDKEIWRAWDASELVLEAQYNRPILIDCGTADSFLTDGQLLPEVFAEACAKAGQPLTLRMQEGYDHSYYFIASFMEEHIQHHAAALCE
- a CDS encoding tetratricopeptide repeat protein, whose product is MEAREFYEQGFDLGRRGLYEEAVAAFTQAINLDPDFVEAYMIRATARSGTGDLQGGIEDFETAMDIYRARGQSQIADMLLVPWSALHNEIRFKD
- a CDS encoding branched-chain amino acid transaminase, encoding MDSFLPIAYFQNQFLPFTDAKISIATHALHYGTGVLGGLRGIPDPQNADRILLFRLDRHCQRLSQSASFLHCDLPASKIQQIIIDFVQKNRPTKSFYIRPFVYTSSLGIAPRLHNVETDFFVYGLELSDYLPKEGVNCRISSWYRQEDRSLPLRGKISGAYITSALAKTEAVESGFDEAIMMNTQGKVSEASGMNIFVARNGKLVTPGFEQDILEGITRDSVITIAKDLGIEVIERPVDRSELLIADEIFLCGTAAKITPIKRVENYHLPKNRPITEKILDKLTEIIENRDSNYKEWVFPINLN